Proteins from one Gossypium raimondii isolate GPD5lz chromosome 8, ASM2569854v1, whole genome shotgun sequence genomic window:
- the LOC105790147 gene encoding uncharacterized protein LOC105790147, with the protein MYSWETCQPVGSFLPQPEWTAWDQTVEYCALAYQRYIVISTLRPQYRCLGDVAISHATGAVWQRRQLFVATPTTIECVFVDAGVAPIDIETRKRKEEMKLREAQARALAGHGELALINVDGPQTAKEEKITLRPPMLQVVRLASFQHAPSVPHFLSLPKKFKVGGDDMEERKVNEIAVGGGGVSVAVTRFPTEQKRPVGPVIVVGVRDGVLWLIDRYMTVHALSLSHPGIRCRCLAAYGDAVSAVKWAIRLAREHHDDLAQFLLGMGYANEALHLPGISKRLEFDLAMKSNDLKRALQCLLKMSNSRDMGQDNPGLDKNDILNLTAKKENLVEAVQGIVKFAKEFLDLIDAADATAQVDIAREALKRLATAGSVKGALLGHELRGLALRLANHGELTRLSGLGTNLISLGLGREAAFAAALLGDNAHMEKAWQDTGMLAEAVLHAHAHGRSTLKSLVEAWNKVLQKEVDHIPTAKTDATAAFLAVLEPKLWSLSEAGKKPPIEIFPPGMSALSSSIVIKKNSAPATQTSQQQSNKPLEIEGPRPSGPIGAPIGAPPPSASAAVPGTPIGAPTPSAPAATQGTPVGAAPPGEAVAKQGTPIGAPSPGATAATLGMPIGAPPPGTAAATPGTPVGAPPPDTPTATPGMAIGAPPPGTPAATPGMAIGAPSLGTSAGTPGMPIGAPPPSTSVATPDMPIGATPPSAAAAAPGTPIEAPPPGTQAEISATPSRGPPTDASAATPGMVTGAPPPAAKQNTTTGASPPAETSGMTTRAPTPDAPDATPGKPIEAPPPGAPAARPGTPIGSPSLAAPAATTGMPVGAPPTSAPAGKQSTPTEAPCPAAPDARQGSPIGAPAATPGMSIGAPAATPSTSIRTPPPGAPAATPSTPIGAPPPNAPAATLGKPIGAPPPGAPAVASGTPIGSPPHGAQDATPHTSIGAPPPLAPAAAAIGAPPPISGASEPGSDDKAAISSSGNQHTTASVESNPTKSTNDKPADATPTDKPLADVPSLTPDNQETSVPTTDPTSEPLA; encoded by the exons ATGTACAGTTGGGAAACTTGTCAACCAGTAGGTAGTTTTCTCCCTCAGCCAGAGTGGACCGCATGGGACCAAACCGTTGAGTATTGTGCTCTTGCTTATCAGCGTTATATTGTCATCTCTACATTGCGCCCCCAGTATAGATGCCTTGGAGATGTTGCAATTAGTCATGCCACTGGAGCAGTTTGGCAGCGGAGACAATTGTTTGTGGCTACACCAACTACTATCGA ATGTGTTTTTGTGGATGCTGGAGTTGCACCCATTGACATAGAAacaagaaagagaaaagaagagatgAAGCTAAGAGAGGCACAGGCAAGAGCACTTGCTGGTCATGGAGAGTTGGCTCTAATCAATGTAGATGGTCCCCAAACtgctaaagaagaaaaaataacacTGAGACCACCTATGTTACAG GTGGTTCGACTAGCTTCTTTCCAGCATGCTCCTTCTGTGCCACATTTCCTGTCGTTGCCAAAGAAATTTAAAGTTGgtggggatgacatggaagaaAGAAAGGTTAATGAGATAGCTGTTGGTGGTGGAGGGGTCTCAGTAGCAGTTACTCGTTTTCCAACTGAGCAAAAGCGACCAGTCGGACCAGTAATTGTGGTTGGCGTGAGAGATGGAGTTCTTTGGCTCATTGATAG GTACATGACCGTGCATGCTTTGTCCCTAAGCCATCCAGGAATTCGTTGTCGGTGTCTCGCTGCTTATGGAGATGCTGTTAGTGCAGTGAAATG GGCAATTCGGCTTGCCAGGGAACACCATGATGATTTAGCACAATTTTTGCTTGGAATGGGCTATGCGAATGAAGCACTTCATTTACCTGGCATATCTAAGAG GTTAGAGTTTGATTTAGCCATGAAGAGTAATGATTTGAAACGAGCTCTTCAGTGTCTTCTTAAAATGAGCAACAGCAGGGACATGGGACAAGATAACCCAGGGCTTGATAAGAATGATATCCTTAATCTAACAGCTAAGAAGGAAAATTTGGTTGAGGCTGTGCAAGGCATAGTAAAATTCGCAAAGGAGTTTTTGGACCTTATTGATGCAGCTGATGCTACTGCCCAGGTTGACATTGCTCGTGAAGCTCTTAAAAGGTTAGCTACTGCAGGTTCAGTGAAAGGAGCTTTACTGGGGCATGAGTTAAGAGGACTGGCTCTTCGCCTTGCAAATCATGGAGAGTTGACACGCTTGAGT GGTTTAGGAACTAACTTGATATCACTCGGATTGGGACGGGAAGCGGCGTTTGCAGCTGCATTATTGGGAGATAATGCTCATATGGAAAAGGCATGGCAGGATACTGGGATGCTTGCAGAGGCTGTTTTACATGCACAT GCTCATGGACGATCAACATTGAAGAGCCTGGTTGAGGCTTGGAACAAAGTGTTACAGAAGGAGGTGGATCACATTCCAACGGCAAAGACAGATGCTACTGCTGCATTTCTGGCTGTTCTTGAGCCGAAACTTTGGAGTTTGTCAGAAGCAGGGAAGAAACCACCTATTGAAATCTTTCCTCCTGGGATGTCAGCACTCTCTTCTTCAATTgttattaagaaaaattctgCTCCTGCAACACAGACTTCCCAGCAACAATCGAACAAACCATTGGAAATAGAAGGACCACGTCCTAGTGGACCAATTGGAGCACCAATAGGTGCACCACCCCCCAGTGCATCAGCTGCAGTACCAGGCACTCCAATAGGAGCACCAACTCCAAGTGCACCAGCTGCAACACAAGGCACACCGGTAGGAGCAGCACCTCCTGGGGAAGCAGTTGCAAAACAAGGCACACCAATAGGAGCGCCATCTCCAGGTGCAACAGCTGCAACATTGGGCATGCCAATAGGAGCACCACCTCCTGGCACAGCAGCTGCAACACCAGGCACACCAGTAGGAGCACCACCTCCCGACACACCAACTGCAACACCAGGCATGGCAATAGGAGCACCACCTCCTGGCACACCAGCTGCAACACCAGGCATGGCAATAGGCGCACCATCTCTTGGTACATCAGCTGGAACACCAGGCATGCCAATAGGAGCACCACCTCCCAGTACATCAGTTGCAACACCTGACATGCCAATTGGAGCAACTCCTCCCAGTGCAGCAGCTGCAGCACCAGGCACACCTATAGAAGCACCACCACCTGGCACTCAAGCTGAAATATCAGCAACGCCATCAAGAGGACCACCTACTGATGCATCAGCTGCAACTCCAGGCATGGTGACAGGAGCACCACCTCCAGCAGCAAAGCAAAACACAACAACAGGAGCATCACCTCCAGCAGAAACATCAGGCATGACAACAAGAGCACCAACTCCTGATGCACCAGATGCAACACCTGGCAAGCCAATAGAAGCACCACCTCCTGGTGCACCAGCTGCAAGACCAGGTACGCCAATAGGTTCACCATCTCTTGCTGCGCCAGCTGCAACAACAGGCATGCCAGTAGGAGCACCACCTACCAGTGCACCGGCCGGAAAACAAAGCACGCCAACTGAAGCACCATGCCCTGCTGCACCAGATGCAAGACAAGGCTCACCAATAGGAGCACCAGCAGCAACACCAGGAATGTCAATTGGAGCACCAGCTGCAACACCAAGCACATCAATAAGAACGCCACCTCCTGGTGCACCGGCCGCAACACCAAGCACGCCAATAGGAGCACCACCTCCCAATGCACCAGCTGCAACACTAGGAAAGCCAATTGGAGCACCACCTCCTGGTGCACCTGCTGTAGCATCAGGGACACCAATAGGATCACCACCTCATGGTGCACAAGATGCAACACCACACACATCTATAGGAGCACCACCTCCTCTTGCACCCGCTGCAGCAGCAATAGGTGCACCACCACCCATATCAGGAGCAAGTGAACCTGGTTCAGATGATAAAGCTGCTATTTCCTCATCAGGCAATCAACATACGACTGCTTCAGTAGAAAGTAATCCAACAAAGTCTACCAATGACAAACCAGCAGATGCAACACCAACAGATAAACCATTGGCAGATGTACCATCTCTAACACCAGATAACCAAGAAACAAGTGTTCCAACTACAGACCCAACAAGTGAACCACTTGCTTGA